In Paenibacillus larvae subsp. larvae, the following proteins share a genomic window:
- a CDS encoding beta-ketoacyl synthase N-terminal-like domain-containing protein → MQGALRKANVESNVISYINGHGTGTPANDMAEPKAILSLIGDNKIPVSSTKSMIGHMLGAGGAAEAVTSILAIQHGFLPPTINFDIESQKFDLDFVPNEGRDGHLDYVLSNSFAFGGNNASILFRKYQDGKERRVEKPAKKVVITGIGALAGNAANLEEVKECLLQGKSGVSTIEKWEAESSSCLKAGQIPELNFRKMIHPNLLRKMDTISRNAVVSAKMALEHGKLKIDRDNREKIGIIFATSTGPIETVESFNRIIIQEGVKSANAKLFPNTVMNAAAGHISLNFKVKGPTSTVSCGNVSGISALYYAYSLIQSSDYDTFIVVASDEVNKPIVEGHSKINRFLTSDEIQPFDSNRSGTILGEGSVAFIIESEEAALRRNAAILAELKGFGLTSDDSKIGSMNHTGEAWKTSMEMAMSEAAVSAGDIGYIGAAANGHPYFDSVEERVIQDIFGNKVPVSASKSVFGETFASSGLLSLISALCAFDGKIPPTQNVTSHNGRIDLVTEQARDAEIDHALISTYSYGGNYNTVVIGKYGQ, encoded by the coding sequence ATGCAGGGTGCGTTAAGAAAAGCAAATGTTGAGAGTAACGTCATATCTTATATTAATGGGCACGGGACAGGTACCCCGGCTAATGATATGGCTGAACCGAAGGCAATTCTATCCTTGATTGGTGACAATAAGATACCGGTATCATCGACCAAATCCATGATTGGCCACATGTTGGGAGCAGGGGGAGCGGCTGAAGCCGTGACGAGTATTTTAGCCATTCAACACGGGTTTTTGCCCCCAACCATTAATTTTGATATAGAGAGTCAGAAATTTGATCTTGATTTCGTTCCGAATGAAGGAAGAGACGGGCATCTGGATTACGTCTTGTCGAACTCGTTTGCTTTTGGGGGGAACAATGCCAGCATTCTATTCCGGAAATATCAGGATGGAAAGGAACGGAGGGTGGAAAAGCCGGCGAAAAAAGTTGTCATCACGGGCATCGGGGCCCTGGCAGGAAACGCCGCCAACCTGGAGGAAGTCAAGGAATGCCTGCTTCAGGGGAAAAGCGGCGTCTCTACCATTGAAAAATGGGAAGCGGAATCTTCCTCTTGCTTGAAGGCCGGTCAAATCCCTGAATTAAATTTCCGGAAAATGATTCATCCCAATTTATTGCGTAAGATGGATACGATAAGCCGGAATGCGGTTGTATCCGCCAAAATGGCATTAGAACATGGGAAACTGAAGATTGACCGTGATAACAGGGAGAAAATTGGCATTATTTTTGCTACGAGTACTGGCCCTATTGAAACCGTGGAAAGTTTTAACCGGATTATTATACAAGAAGGGGTAAAATCAGCAAACGCGAAATTATTCCCAAATACAGTCATGAATGCGGCCGCCGGCCATATTTCATTAAATTTTAAAGTGAAAGGCCCTACATCAACGGTTTCGTGCGGCAATGTATCCGGGATCAGTGCCCTGTATTACGCCTATTCTTTGATTCAATCCAGTGATTACGATACGTTTATCGTTGTGGCTTCGGATGAAGTGAATAAACCGATCGTAGAGGGACATTCCAAAATTAACAGATTCTTAACATCAGACGAAATTCAACCGTTTGACTCGAATAGAAGCGGGACGATTCTCGGAGAAGGCAGTGTTGCTTTTATAATAGAAAGCGAGGAAGCGGCCTTAAGAAGAAATGCAGCTATTTTGGCAGAGCTCAAAGGGTTCGGGTTAACGTCAGATGACAGCAAAATCGGAAGTATGAACCATACGGGGGAAGCCTGGAAAACATCTATGGAAATGGCCATGAGCGAAGCGGCAGTATCTGCTGGTGATATCGGATATATTGGTGCAGCTGCTAATGGACATCCTTACTTTGACAGTGTGGAAGAAAGGGTCATTCAAGACATATTCGGGAACAAGGTGCCTGTGAGTGCTTCAAAGTCAGTATTTGGCGAAACCTTTGCCAGTTCAGGACTTCTTTCATTGATTAGCGCTTTATGTGCTTTCGACGGAAAAATTCCTCCTACCCAAAATGTAACCTCCCATAACGGAAGAATTGACCTTGTCACTGAACAAGCCCGTGATGCCGAGATTGACCATGCTTTAATCAGTACGTATTCTTATGGAGGCAATTACAATACCGTCGTAATCGGAAAGTACGGACAATGA